In Buchnera aphidicola (Sipha maydis), the following proteins share a genomic window:
- the pyrH gene encoding UMP kinase has product MFKNNHPLKYKRVILKLSGESLMDHKKKKSINYFSLHFLSKEIKKIVDLNIELGIVIGAGNLFRGFQLQKIGLNRVVADHIGMLSTIINGLALNNSVSQMKIKTFLMSSIPINGICEIYNWRKADKLLSKKFVLIFSAGLANPLFTTDSAACLRAIEINADIVLKGTQVDGVYTKDPKKNIDAKLYSRLRYKEVLEKELKIMDLSAFTLARDYNLPIRVFNIKKSNSLLRIIQGYNEGTLIY; this is encoded by the coding sequence ATGTTTAAAAATAATCATCCACTAAAATATAAAAGAGTTATTTTAAAATTAAGTGGAGAGTCTTTGATGGATCATAAAAAAAAAAAAAGTATTAACTATTTTTCTCTTCATTTTTTATCAAAAGAAATAAAAAAAATTGTTGATTTAAATATAGAATTAGGGATTGTGATTGGAGCAGGTAATTTATTTCGTGGTTTTCAATTACAAAAAATTGGTTTAAATCGTGTTGTAGCAGATCATATAGGGATGTTATCTACTATAATAAATGGTTTAGCATTAAATAATTCTGTTAGTCAAATGAAAATAAAAACTTTTTTGATGTCATCTATTCCAATAAATGGTATTTGTGAAATATATAATTGGAGGAAAGCAGATAAATTGTTATCAAAAAAATTTGTATTAATTTTTTCTGCTGGTCTTGCGAATCCTCTTTTTACAACAGATTCTGCAGCATGTTTAAGAGCAATTGAAATTAATGCAGATATTGTATTAAAAGGTACTCAAGTAGATGGAGTATATACTAAAGATCCCAAAAAAAATATTGATGCAAAGTTATATTCTCGATTACGATATAAAGAAGTTTTAGAAAAAGAATTAAAAATTATGGATTTGTCTGCTTTTACTTTAGCAAGAGATTATAATTTACCTATTCGTGTTTTTAATATTAAAAAATCTAATTCTTTATTAAGAATTATTCAAGGGTATAATGAAGGAACTTTAATTTATTAA
- the frr gene encoding ribosome recycling factor, whose product MINIEQEIKKKMEDCIKNFLQSINKLRTGRASPDLLKDIQINYYGKKVTLENISNIIVEDSRTLRISTFDSNINSEVEKKIINSNLGLNPISVGKIIKIPIPPLTEERRLDIIKVVQQISEKSKISIRIIRRNANTVIKNLCKEKNISQNEEKKYQKNIQSLTDIYIKDIDSKTERKINELKNF is encoded by the coding sequence ATGATAAACATTGAACAAGAAATAAAAAAAAAAATGGAAGATTGTATAAAAAATTTTTTACAATCTATTAACAAACTAAGAACAGGACGAGCATCTCCTGATTTATTAAAAGATATACAGATTAATTATTATGGGAAAAAAGTAACTTTGGAGAATATTTCTAATATAATAGTAGAAGATTCTCGTACTTTAAGAATTAGTACATTTGATAGTAATATTAACTCTGAAGTTGAAAAAAAAATTATAAATAGTAATTTAGGATTAAATCCAATTTCTGTTGGGAAAATTATTAAAATTCCAATTCCGCCCTTAACAGAAGAACGAAGATTAGATATAATAAAAGTAGTTCAACAAATTTCTGAAAAAAGTAAAATATCTATAAGAATAATTAGAAGAAATGCAAATACAGTTATAAAGAACTTATGTAAAGAAAAAAATATTAGTCAAAATGAAGAGAAGAAATATCAGAAAAATATACAATCATTGACGGATATTTATATTAAAGATATAGATTCTAAAACAGAAAGAAAAATAAATGAATTAAAAAATTTTTAA
- the bamA gene encoding outer membrane protein assembly factor BamA, with product MYSFKKISNHINIRNLFFTLLFICNIQNVYASDYFVCEGIHFKGLQHVSVPEAKSYLSFDVRDTISQEEIDSSVKKLKESGKFKNVKVIHEDQKITFEVEEYPIISSVSFQGNTIVSTENIQKVLYKYGIYEENFFHEDNLKEFKGQMLDFYSRLLRNKVDIEIVITEPCKFEKVIKIYITENDPTVIEKISIKGNKEFNLDRLYALFYFYKSSLYPSEQFKKNYTYEDLSNDVNNLYNFYYMNGYAEFSIIDTNCQYSKDKKKLNIILTVSEGQQFYITDIVMNEDTPLFFEKEKEQFYTDYVNHIYDIRFVEDMKMVFLKKLLDEGYLNSYVSIKPHINFSRKIIKFIIEVKKNKPCTLSKISFEGNSPSINENDLIQHFTQKVNTIIHRNDILKDIEYLKKTELFDKVTFSFQPSPDNKDQFELIYHVKVRHDNSFNFGVGYNGKNKLSYHFEVSNKNTLGKDNTISLNLSKSINQNAIKLLYFNPDFFKTGCSMNMDMFFNTTNKNFSPDKINYLNVRNGLSNNLRQLVDTFFAFYHHNDSMMFNYGSSARINYKISPYYSFNSSIGFSHDEDDLSSESLMQENLKDGSIPAFKKIKNNSINFSNSFLYQKQIDNSFYNLVDDVKFSADYVVPFKKDNYFRFFLDFNKCFPIFNEKYKCFLLFHCNSGMKYLENRTSLNSHDDFYANQNCCVRGYNFKDIGPTSVQYVNHTDDSVIESSSEKSNLNKKKNSFERVTVGGNIYCMNTIELVTPIPFINEPYAKNFQISAFCDFGNIWKKVYIPSDPINHYKSMSYIKPNDIRYSCGLSAKWCSPFGVISCSYAIPLGEHNAEEVNHFQVNFGS from the coding sequence ATGTATTCTTTTAAAAAAATCTCTAATCATATAAATATAAGAAATTTATTTTTTACTTTATTGTTTATATGTAATATTCAAAATGTATATGCAAGTGATTATTTTGTATGTGAAGGTATTCATTTTAAAGGGTTGCAACATGTATCTGTACCGGAAGCTAAATCATATTTATCTTTTGATGTTAGAGATACAATTTCACAAGAAGAAATAGATTCAAGTGTTAAAAAACTGAAAGAAAGTGGAAAATTTAAAAATGTTAAAGTAATTCATGAAGATCAAAAAATTACATTTGAAGTAGAAGAATATCCAATTATATCTTCTGTATCTTTTCAAGGAAATACGATTGTTAGTACAGAGAATATACAGAAAGTTTTATATAAATATGGGATTTATGAAGAAAATTTTTTTCATGAAGATAATTTAAAAGAATTTAAAGGACAAATGCTAGATTTTTATTCTAGACTTTTAAGAAATAAAGTTGATATTGAAATTGTTATTACAGAGCCTTGTAAGTTCGAGAAAGTGATAAAAATATATATAACTGAAAATGATCCTACTGTTATTGAAAAAATTTCTATTAAAGGAAATAAAGAATTTAATTTAGATAGATTATATGCATTATTTTATTTTTATAAATCTAGTTTATATCCTAGTGAGCAGTTTAAAAAAAATTATACTTATGAAGATTTATCAAATGATGTAAATAATTTGTATAATTTTTATTATATGAATGGATATGCAGAATTTAGTATTATAGATACTAATTGTCAATATTCTAAAGATAAAAAAAAATTAAATATTATCTTGACTGTTTCAGAGGGCCAGCAGTTTTATATTACAGATATAGTTATGAATGAAGATACTCCACTTTTTTTTGAAAAAGAAAAAGAACAATTTTATACAGATTATGTTAATCATATCTACGATATTCGTTTTGTAGAAGATATGAAAATGGTTTTTTTAAAGAAACTTTTAGATGAAGGGTATTTAAATTCTTATGTATCTATTAAACCTCATATAAATTTTTCTAGAAAAATAATAAAATTTATTATAGAGGTGAAAAAAAATAAACCATGCACTTTAAGTAAAATATCTTTTGAAGGTAATAGTCCTTCAATTAATGAAAATGATTTAATACAGCATTTTACTCAAAAAGTTAATACTATTATTCATAGAAATGATATTTTAAAAGATATAGAATATTTAAAAAAGACAGAACTATTTGATAAAGTGACTTTTTCTTTTCAACCTTCTCCTGATAACAAAGATCAATTTGAATTGATATATCATGTTAAAGTTAGACATGATAATTCTTTTAATTTTGGAGTAGGGTACAACGGGAAAAACAAGTTAAGCTATCATTTTGAAGTAAGTAATAAAAATACTTTAGGGAAAGATAATACTATATCATTAAATTTATCTAAATCTATTAATCAAAATGCTATAAAATTACTGTATTTTAATCCTGATTTTTTTAAAACAGGATGTTCTATGAACATGGACATGTTTTTTAATACTACAAATAAAAATTTTTCTCCTGATAAAATAAATTATTTAAATGTTAGAAATGGTTTATCAAACAATTTACGTCAATTAGTAGACACTTTTTTTGCATTTTATCATCATAATGATTCTATGATGTTTAACTATGGAAGCTCTGCAAGGATAAATTATAAAATTTCTCCGTATTATTCTTTTAATTCTTCCATAGGATTTTCACACGATGAAGATGATTTATCCTCAGAAAGTTTGATGCAAGAAAATTTAAAAGATGGCTCAATACCTGCATTTAAAAAGATAAAAAATAATAGTATAAATTTCAGTAATTCATTTTTATATCAAAAACAAATTGATAATTCTTTTTACAATTTAGTTGATGATGTAAAATTTTCAGCTGATTATGTTGTTCCTTTTAAAAAGGATAATTATTTTAGATTTTTTTTAGATTTTAATAAATGTTTTCCAATTTTTAATGAAAAATATAAATGTTTTTTATTATTTCATTGTAACTCTGGAATGAAATATTTAGAAAATAGAACGAGTCTTAATAGTCATGATGATTTTTATGCTAATCAAAATTGTTGTGTAAGAGGATATAATTTTAAAGATATTGGTCCTACATCTGTACAGTATGTCAATCATACAGATGATTCTGTGATAGAAAGTTCTTCTGAAAAAAGTAATTTAAACAAGAAAAAAAATTCTTTTGAAAGAGTAACTGTTGGCGGTAATATATATTGCATGAATACAATAGAATTAGTCACTCCAATTCCATTTATTAATGAACCATATGCAAAAAATTTTCAAATCTCTGCTTTTTGTGATTTTGGAAATATATGGAAAAAAGTTTATATACCTAGTGATCCAATAAATCATTATAAATCTATGAGTTATATTAAACCTAATGACATACGTTACTCATGTGGTTTATCCGCTAAATGGTGTTCTCCGTTTGGTGTTATTTCTTGCTCTTATGCAATTCCGTTGGGAGAGCATAATGCAGAAGAAGTAAATCATTTTCAAGTAAATTTTGGTTCCTAA
- a CDS encoding 3-hydroxyacyl-ACP dehydratase FabZ family protein, whose protein sequence is MNIFIDFLKFIPHRKPFLFVDEILCFQKNKYLFSKTHIRATDSFFLGHFPNNPIFPGIFILESMMQSAGILIGINNLNIVNSNRINYVTYIKNAKFCNIVLPNSDMYVKIFIINKKKHFIKFQGYAFVNNILVCKAIITIYVK, encoded by the coding sequence ATGAATATTTTTATTGATTTTTTAAAATTTATTCCTCATCGTAAACCTTTTTTATTTGTTGACGAAATTTTATGTTTTCAAAAAAATAAATATTTATTTTCTAAAACACACATTCGTGCAACAGATTCTTTTTTTTTAGGGCATTTTCCAAATAATCCAATTTTTCCTGGAATTTTTATTTTAGAATCTATGATGCAATCTGCAGGTATACTAATTGGAATAAATAATTTAAATATTGTAAATAGCAATAGAATAAATTATGTAACATATATAAAAAATGCAAAATTTTGTAATATAGTTTTACCTAATTCTGATATGTATGTAAAAATTTTTATAATTAATAAAAAGAAACATTTTATTAAGTTTCAAGGTTATGCATTTGTAAATAATATTTTAGTTTGTAAAGCAATTATTACAATTTATGTAAAATAA
- the dnaE gene encoding DNA polymerase III subunit alpha, with protein sequence MLNPEFIHLRVHSDHSILDGLSKPEKIVQKAIFFNMPAIGITDFTNLYGIIKFYKFAHKNGIKPIIGSDFNILSEDGFLDELTILAYNNFGYENLKLLISRAYKRNYIDLKDIYIKKKWLVEYRNGLIILSGGIDGSIGRFILNEKKQFLEDDLNFFKKYFNNFYYLEISRFGRVDEEIYIERILDISMKKKIPVVATNNVRFLKRKDFYSHIIRVSIHHGVSVNYAKKFFFKYNKNQFFKSIDQMKKLFQDIPESLFHSVEISKRCNVHISFQRYFLPKFFTGTMSSENFLIQKSHQGLKKRIKNNFLFQKKYFFKKKLYRERLKRELNIINKMGFSGYFLVVMEFIKWAKRKKIPVGPGRGSGAGSLVAYVLEITEIDPLNFDLLFERFLNLERISMPDFDIDFCMNKRDLVINHVSDFYGRDFVSQIITFGTMTAKAVIRDVGRALGYPYGFLNRISKMVPLDPGITLKKAISVSSELNALYKNDIEVKELIDSTVKLEGVIRNVGKHAGGVVISPTKITNFTPLYYDNLEKTHSVTQFDKNDIEDIGLVKFDFLGLKTLTIIDNTVKMIDQIFFKKFQKNFSLEDISLDDKKSFNMLKKAETTAVFQLESYGIKDLILRLRPDSFDEIVALVALFRPGPLQSGMVDNFINRKYGKEKIYYPDKKWQHKLLKPILKSTYGIILYQEQVMKIAQILANYTLGEADLLRYVMGKKNFKKMSTHRKKFILGAKKNNISEKLSNKIFNLLEKFAGYGFNKSHSVAYALISYQTLWLKSNFSAEFMASAMTMDMKYSNKIMILINEAKRMKLKISLPNINLSQNNFFVNQKKEIVFGLGAIKGIGENTIDKILFERNKNGLFSDIFDLCFRVGVKVITKKILEKLIFSGACSCFNKNRLILYSSISHVMKSSLQSCNFLLSKQLDFFLKKNNKNLLQNKKKFIFNPAWSYKVELDHEKDVLGFYLSKNPFIYYLNEVKNYINLILLKDILHITANKVVNVAGMISNIRFFLTKNKNKIAIINLDDSTKNIEIIVFSQLLLTAKKHLKKNNLVIINGFMKKNLHKDTSSLIANKIDNLYAVRKKMLLEIKVILKKSTDIIKEIKFLKKYLVPFLGGKTILSILFSTSNKKIIKKWKVYPTDNLFYFLYSLPTLENLEKIFFKKLLF encoded by the coding sequence ATGTTAAATCCTGAATTTATACATCTTCGTGTTCATAGTGATCATTCAATTTTAGATGGTTTATCTAAGCCAGAAAAAATTGTTCAAAAAGCTATATTTTTCAATATGCCAGCAATTGGAATAACAGATTTTACAAACCTGTATGGAATAATAAAATTTTATAAGTTTGCTCATAAAAATGGAATAAAACCTATTATTGGATCTGATTTTAATATTTTATCAGAAGATGGATTTTTAGATGAATTAACTATATTAGCATATAATAATTTTGGTTATGAAAACTTAAAATTATTAATTTCACGTGCATATAAAAGAAATTATATTGATTTAAAAGATATTTATATTAAAAAAAAATGGTTAGTAGAATATAGGAATGGTTTGATTATTCTTTCTGGTGGGATTGATGGAAGTATTGGAAGATTTATATTAAACGAAAAAAAACAATTTTTAGAAGATGATTTAAATTTTTTTAAGAAGTATTTTAATAATTTTTATTATTTAGAAATATCTCGTTTTGGTCGTGTAGATGAAGAAATATATATTGAAAGAATTTTAGATATTTCTATGAAGAAAAAAATTCCTGTAGTAGCTACTAATAATGTTAGATTTTTAAAAAGAAAAGATTTTTATTCACATATTATTAGAGTGTCTATTCATCATGGAGTATCGGTGAATTATGCTAAAAAATTTTTTTTTAAATATAATAAAAATCAATTTTTTAAATCTATTGATCAAATGAAAAAATTATTTCAAGATATTCCTGAATCTTTATTTCATTCAGTAGAAATTTCTAAAAGATGTAATGTACACATTAGTTTTCAGAGATATTTTTTACCAAAATTTTTTACAGGAACTATGAGTTCTGAAAATTTTTTAATTCAAAAATCTCATCAAGGTTTAAAAAAGAGAATAAAAAATAATTTTCTTTTTCAAAAAAAATATTTTTTTAAAAAAAAATTGTATAGAGAAAGATTAAAAAGAGAATTAAACATAATTAATAAAATGGGATTTTCGGGATATTTTTTAGTTGTTATGGAATTTATTAAATGGGCAAAAAGAAAAAAAATACCAGTAGGTCCAGGAAGAGGATCTGGTGCAGGGTCTTTAGTTGCATATGTTTTGGAAATTACTGAAATAGATCCACTAAATTTTGATTTATTATTTGAAAGATTTTTAAATTTAGAAAGAATATCTATGCCTGATTTTGATATTGATTTTTGTATGAATAAACGTGATTTGGTCATTAATCATGTATCAGATTTTTATGGAAGAGATTTTGTATCTCAAATTATTACTTTTGGAACTATGACTGCAAAAGCTGTTATACGTGATGTAGGAAGAGCATTAGGATATCCTTATGGTTTTTTAAATAGAATTTCTAAGATGGTTCCTTTAGATCCTGGTATTACTTTGAAAAAAGCAATTTCTGTTTCTTCTGAATTAAATGCATTATATAAAAATGATATTGAAGTAAAAGAACTGATTGATTCTACTGTCAAGTTAGAAGGTGTTATTAGAAATGTCGGAAAACATGCTGGAGGAGTTGTCATTTCTCCTACTAAAATTACTAATTTTACTCCTTTATATTATGATAATTTAGAAAAAACACATTCTGTCACACAATTTGATAAAAATGATATTGAAGATATTGGTTTAGTGAAATTTGATTTTTTAGGTTTAAAAACATTGACAATTATTGATAATACAGTAAAAATGATTGATCAAATTTTTTTTAAAAAATTTCAGAAAAATTTTTCTTTAGAAGATATTTCTTTAGATGATAAAAAAAGTTTTAATATGTTAAAAAAAGCAGAAACAACTGCTGTTTTTCAATTGGAATCTTACGGAATAAAGGATTTAATATTAAGATTAAGACCAGATTCCTTCGATGAAATTGTTGCATTAGTTGCACTTTTTAGACCAGGACCTTTGCAATCTGGAATGGTTGATAATTTTATTAATAGAAAATATGGTAAAGAAAAAATTTATTATCCTGATAAAAAATGGCAACATAAATTATTAAAACCTATTTTAAAATCAACTTATGGAATAATATTATATCAAGAGCAAGTTATGAAAATAGCTCAAATATTAGCAAATTATACATTAGGTGAAGCTGATTTATTGAGATATGTCATGGGTAAAAAAAATTTTAAAAAAATGTCTACTCATCGTAAAAAATTTATTTTAGGTGCAAAAAAAAATAATATTTCAGAAAAATTATCTAATAAAATATTTAATTTATTAGAAAAATTTGCTGGTTATGGGTTTAATAAATCTCACTCTGTAGCATATGCTTTAATTTCTTATCAAACACTTTGGTTAAAATCAAATTTTTCTGCTGAATTTATGGCTTCTGCTATGACTATGGATATGAAATATTCTAACAAAATCATGATTTTAATTAATGAAGCTAAGAGAATGAAATTAAAAATTTCTCTTCCAAATATAAATTTGAGTCAAAATAATTTTTTTGTTAATCAAAAAAAAGAGATTGTTTTTGGTTTAGGAGCGATTAAAGGAATTGGAGAAAATACGATTGATAAAATATTATTTGAAAGAAATAAAAATGGATTATTTTCAGATATATTTGATTTATGTTTTCGTGTTGGCGTAAAAGTGATTACTAAAAAAATTTTAGAAAAATTAATTTTTTCTGGAGCATGTAGTTGTTTTAATAAAAATAGATTAATTTTATATAGTTCAATTTCGCATGTAATGAAATCTTCTTTACAAAGTTGTAATTTTTTATTATCTAAACAATTAGATTTTTTTCTTAAAAAAAACAATAAAAATTTATTACAAAATAAAAAAAAATTTATATTTAATCCTGCTTGGTCTTATAAAGTAGAGTTAGATCATGAGAAAGATGTTTTAGGATTTTATTTATCAAAAAATCCATTTATTTATTATTTGAATGAAGTAAAAAATTATATTAATTTAATTTTATTAAAAGATATTTTACATATTACAGCAAATAAAGTTGTTAATGTAGCTGGAATGATATCAAATATTAGATTTTTTTTAACTAAAAATAAAAATAAAATAGCAATAATAAATTTAGATGATAGCACTAAAAATATAGAAATTATTGTATTTTCACAACTACTATTAACTGCAAAAAAACATTTAAAAAAAAATAATTTGGTTATAATTAATGGATTTATGAAAAAAAATTTACATAAAGATACTTCTTCTTTAATTGCTAATAAGATTGATAATTTATACGCTGTAAGAAAAAAAATGTTGTTAGAAATCAAAGTAATTTTAAAAAAATCAACAGATATAATAAAAGAAATTAAATTTCTGAAGAAGTATCTTGTTCCTTTTCTAGGAGGAAAAACTATTTTAAGTATTTTATTTTCTACAAGTAATAAAAAAATTATTAAAAAATGGAAAGTTTATCCTACAGATAATTTATTTTATTTTTTATATTCATTACCTACTTTAGAAAATTTAGAAAAAATTTTTTTTAAAAAATTATTATTTTAA
- the proS gene encoding proline--tRNA ligase — MKKTNYILFTEKEIPKNTKNISHQLMIRAGIISKNSSGIYTWLPNGIRVLKKVINIINEEMQKNNAIEINMPILQSSKLFKKSKRIELYGNELFKTLDRKKKILILSPTHEEIITSLIKNKIKSYKDLPIILYQIQTKFRDEIRPRSGVLRAREFIMKDAYSFHINKKSLKKTYSKIYKSYIKIFNSMNLNVKVIQANNGIIGGSISHEFHSQYNKNTQNNYYKKNTKKSIEIGHIFQLNQTYSKLLNLSLYNKKNKKKTLEMGCYGIGVSRLIGAIIENNCDHKGIIWPAKIAPFHVSIIPINLNQDIQVKKIAKKIYKKLIHKNIEVLFYNKKEQPGIMFSETDLLGIPYKIIISQKTLLNNCVELEKRKNGSKKIIQIKKIINVILNKYKF; from the coding sequence ATGAAAAAAACAAATTATATTCTTTTTACAGAAAAAGAAATTCCAAAAAATACAAAAAATATTAGTCATCAATTAATGATTCGAGCAGGTATAATCTCAAAAAATTCTTCTGGAATATATACATGGCTTCCAAATGGAATACGAGTTTTAAAAAAAGTAATAAATATTATTAATGAAGAAATGCAAAAAAATAATGCTATAGAAATAAACATGCCAATTTTACAATCATCTAAGCTTTTTAAAAAAAGTAAAAGAATAGAATTATATGGAAATGAATTATTTAAAACATTGGATAGAAAAAAAAAAATTTTAATATTATCACCAACACATGAAGAAATAATAACTTCTTTAATAAAAAACAAAATAAAATCTTATAAAGATTTACCAATAATTTTATATCAAATTCAAACAAAATTTCGCGATGAAATAAGACCAAGATCAGGAGTTTTAAGAGCAAGAGAATTTATTATGAAAGATGCATATTCTTTTCATATAAATAAAAAATCTCTCAAAAAAACATATTCTAAAATATATAAAAGTTATATAAAAATATTTAATTCTATGAATTTAAATGTCAAAGTCATTCAAGCAAATAATGGAATTATAGGAGGAAGTATATCACATGAATTTCATTCTCAATATAATAAAAACACACAAAACAATTATTATAAAAAAAATACAAAAAAAAGCATAGAAATAGGACATATTTTTCAATTAAATCAAACTTATTCAAAATTATTAAATTTAAGTTTATATAATAAAAAAAATAAAAAAAAAACATTAGAAATGGGATGTTATGGCATCGGAGTGAGTAGGTTAATAGGAGCAATTATTGAAAATAACTGTGATCACAAAGGAATTATTTGGCCTGCTAAAATAGCTCCTTTTCATGTTTCGATTATTCCTATTAATTTAAACCAAGATATACAGGTAAAAAAAATTGCAAAAAAAATATATAAAAAACTAATACACAAAAATATAGAAGTTTTATTTTATAATAAAAAAGAACAACCTGGAATAATGTTTTCAGAAACAGATCTTTTAGGAATTCCTTATAAAATTATTATTAGTCAAAAAACATTATTAAATAACTGTGTAGAACTGGAAAAAAGAAAAAATGGGTCTAAGAAAATAATTCAGATAAAAAAAATTATTAATGTCATTTTAAATAAATATAAATTTTAA
- a CDS encoding EscU/YscU/HrcU family type III secretion system export apparatus switch protein — protein sequence MSYYENKTESPTKKKIRKAKKSGMNIYSKKLNSLFLFCIFFLILSLFQKKFFLDLINIIRFSLIFDQNITENNFQEIFNIFKYCCRESLNILFIIFFFIILSVFFSPTISRNFSYNIRMINFDTRRLNIFLGIKKIFSASIFVKFLKIFLSIFMLFLFLIFYFSNNFIKIFSIMYKNYVFSFMEGMKIIFELHYLFLIFLLPIVFFDILLKNYLYNKKLRMSHQELRDEFKNLEGNPQIKSKMREKMKFLIKKKSILEIQKSDVIITKFKKYAIILKYDENNMIAPKIIFKGSKYLFSKILKLGKKYNILFLDFPLLAKMLYKHGEIGKYIPYEFYESVADVFAWLWKLQEWKKKGGEYPKFQKKIHKLLNINVLGKNK from the coding sequence ATGTCTTATTATGAAAATAAAACGGAATCTCCTACAAAAAAAAAAATTAGAAAAGCAAAAAAATCTGGGATGAATATTTATTCTAAGAAATTAAATTCATTATTTTTGTTTTGTATATTTTTTCTAATTCTTTCTTTGTTTCAAAAAAAATTTTTTTTAGATTTAATTAATATTATTCGTTTTAGTTTAATTTTTGATCAAAATATTACAGAAAATAATTTTCAAGAAATATTTAATATATTTAAATATTGTTGTCGAGAATCTTTAAATATATTATTTATAATATTTTTTTTTATAATTTTATCAGTTTTCTTTTCTCCAACTATTTCTAGAAATTTTTCTTATAATATTAGAATGATAAATTTTGATACGAGACGTTTAAATATATTTTTAGGTATAAAAAAAATTTTTTCTGCTTCTATTTTTGTAAAATTTTTAAAGATATTTTTAAGTATTTTTATGTTATTTTTATTTTTAATATTTTATTTTTCAAATAATTTTATAAAAATTTTTTCTATAATGTATAAAAATTATGTTTTTTCTTTTATGGAAGGAATGAAAATAATTTTTGAATTACATTATCTTTTTTTAATTTTTTTGTTACCAATTGTATTTTTTGATATTTTATTGAAAAATTATTTATATAATAAAAAATTACGCATGAGTCATCAAGAATTACGAGATGAGTTTAAAAATTTAGAGGGTAATCCTCAAATAAAATCAAAAATGCGTGAAAAAATGAAATTTTTAATAAAAAAGAAAAGTATATTAGAAATTCAAAAATCTGATGTAATAATTACAAAATTTAAAAAATATGCAATTATTTTAAAGTATGATGAAAATAATATGATTGCTCCTAAAATAATTTTTAAAGGTTCAAAATATTTATTTTCAAAAATTTTAAAATTAGGAAAAAAATACAATATATTATTTTTAGATTTTCCTTTATTAGCTAAAATGTTATATAAGCATGGAGAAATAGGGAAATATATTCCATATGAATTTTATGAATCCGTTGCAGATGTGTTTGCATGGTTATGGAAATTACAAGAATGGAAAAAGAAAGGAGGAGAATATCCAAAATTTCAAAAAAAAATACATAAATTATTAAATATAAATGTTTTAGGAAAAAATAAATAA